Proteins from a genomic interval of Acinonyx jubatus isolate Ajub_Pintada_27869175 chromosome B4, VMU_Ajub_asm_v1.0, whole genome shotgun sequence:
- the PTF1A gene encoding pancreas transcription factor 1 subunit alpha, with the protein MDAVLLEHFPGGLDAFPSPYFDEEDFFTDQSSRDPLEDGDELLADEQAEVEFLSHQLHEYCYRDGACLLLQPAPSAAPHALAPPPSGGPGEPEDGGGGYCCDAGAPPGGFPYSPGSPPACLAYPCAGAAVLSPEARLRGLSGAAAAAAAAARRRRRVRSEAELQQLRQAANVRERRRMQSINDAFEGLRSHIPTLPYEKRLSKVDTLRLAIGYINFLSELVQADLPLRGGGAGGGGGPGGGGRLGGDSPGSQTQKVIICHRGTRSPSPSDPDYGLPPLAGHSLSWTDEKQLKEQNIIRTAKVWTPEDPRKLTSKSPFNNIENEPPFEFVS; encoded by the exons ATGGACGCGGTGCTGCTAGAGCACTTCCCCGGGGGCCTGGACGCCTTCCCGTCTCCTTACTTTGACGAGGAGGACTTCTTCACCGACCAGTCCTCTCGGGACCCCCTGGAGGACGGCGATGAGCTGCTGGCGGACGAGCAGGCGGAGGTGGAGTTCCTCAGCCACCAGCTGCACGAGTACTGCTACCGCGACGGGGCGTGCCTGCTGCTGCAGCCCGCGCCCTCCGCGGCCCCGCACGCGCTCGCCCCGCCGCCCTCGGGGGGCCCCGGCGAGCCGGAGGACGGCGGCGGCGGCTACTGCTGCGACGCAGGGGCGCCCCCCGGCGGCTTTCCCTACTCGCCCGGCTCTCCGCCCGCGTGCCTGGCCTACCCGTGCGCGGGGGCGGCCGTGCTGTCCCCCGAGGCCCGGCTGCGCGGCCTgagcggggcggcggcggcggcggcggcggcggcgcgacGGCGGCGGCGGGTGCGCTCCGAGGCCGAGCTGCAGCAGCTGCGGCAGGCGGCCAACGTGCGCGAGCGGCGGCGCATGCAGTCCATCAACGACGCCTTCGAGGGGCTGCGCTCGCACATCCCCACGCTGCCCTACGAGAAGCGCCTCTCCAAGGTGGACACGCTGCGCCTGGCCATCGGCTACATCAACTTCCTCAGCGAGCTGGTGCAGGCCGACCTGCCGCtgcgcggcggcggcgcgggcggcggcggggggccgggcggcggcgggcgcCTGGGCGGGGACAGCCCGGGCAGCCAGACCCAGAAGGTCATCATCTGCCATCGGGGCACCC ggtccccctcccccagcgaCCCGGATTatggcctccctcccctggcagGACACTCCCTCTCATGGACTGATGAAAAGCAactcaaagaacaaaatattatCCGAACAGCCAAAGTGTGGACCCCAGAGGACCCCAGAAAACTCACCAGCAAATCTCCCTTCAACAACATAGAAAACGAACCGCCTTTTGAGTTTGTGTCCTGA